The Malus sylvestris chromosome 12, drMalSylv7.2, whole genome shotgun sequence genome contains a region encoding:
- the LOC126592201 gene encoding uncharacterized protein LOC126592201: MAAIHCSSTLHSLKPPSPLPPQLSSLRPSLLSASKHPNSKKNKKLTGYRPCRAEFSNDAPFVAAIGAYMLSSLVLPASIPDDDAEGGSATDSTDARFAVMGVISFIPYFNWLTTHA, encoded by the exons ATGGCCGCAATCCACTGCTCCTCCACTCTCCACTCTCTTAAACCGCCGTCGCCGCTTCCTCCTCAGCTCTCCAGCCTCAGACCCTCTCTCCTCTCCGCCAGCAAACACCCAAACAGTAAGAAGAACAAAAAGCTCACCGGATACAGACCCTGCAGAGCGGAGTTCTCAAACGACGCGCCGTTCGTCGCCGCCATTGGCGCCTACATGCTCTCGTCGCTGGTGCTTCCCGCCAGCATTCCCGATGACGATGCCGAAGGCGGTTCGGCAACGGATTCCACCGATGCCAGGTTCGCCGTCATGGGCGTCATCAGCTTCATTCCCTACTTCAATTGGCtg ACTACCCATGCTTAA